The Ranitomeya variabilis isolate aRanVar5 chromosome 7, aRanVar5.hap1, whole genome shotgun sequence genome includes a window with the following:
- the LOC143784142 gene encoding uncharacterized protein LOC143784142: MDTSMMQRVVGIFSREGDSSFSFLRDALLAEDSVRKVRSFTITNDGLCKFSEEVSRCDCAILYHSKNRGRLNITNVTDSLYDEEITDLSIKLGKDNVIVVADDLDSSSSEIRTKILQGQPLIGQMATGFFLISREDKNSPERLQEKLQKITSCISRKGVSLSHIPSGSPSTSSEASKKSGKNQSVPTVMDLVQLAFYVPGQVVAVVMSVILCFYNTVIFWVMMPVGVIYLIYKESIQGVMMVRRFLLNVHDAITRTPRTSSKP; the protein is encoded by the exons ATG GACACGTCAATGATGCAGCGAGTCGTCGGGATCTTCTCCCGGGAGGGTGACAGCAGCTTCAGTTTCCTCAGAGATGCCCTGTTGGCAGAGGACTCAGTCAGGAAGGTGCGGAGCTTCACTATCACCAATGATGGCCTCTGCAAGTTCAGTGAGGAGGTTTCCCGCTGTGACTGTGCCATCTTGTATCACTCGAAGAATCGCGGCAGACTGAACATTACCAACGTTACCGACTCACTGTACGATGAGGAAATCACTGATTTGTCCATAAAATTAG GAAAGGACAACGTGATTGTGGTGGCCGACGACCTGGACAGCAGCTCTTCAGAGATCAGAACGAAGATTCTCCAGGGTCAGCCTCTCATTGGACAAATGGCCACTGGCTTTTTCCTCATAAGTAGAGAAGATAAAAATTCACCAGAACGTTTACAAGAAAAACTCCAGAAAATAACATCTTGCATCTCCAGAAAAGGTGTCTCCCTCTCCCATATTCCATCAGGAAGTCCCAGCACAAGCTCAGAGG CTTCAAAGAAAAGTGGGAAGAACCAGAGCGTCCCA ACGGTGATGGACCTCGTGCAGCTGGCCTTCTATGTCCCGGGACAGGTTGTCGCG GTGGTGATGTCAGTCATTCTGTGTTTCTACAATACGGTCATCTTCTGGGTCATG ATGCCGGTGGGAGTAATTTATCTCATCTATAAGGAGTCGATCCAGGGTGTCATG ATGGTGCGGAGATTCCTCCTGAACGTCCATGATGCAATAACCAGAACCCCACG GACCTCAAGTAAACCATGA